CACTACAACAAATTTTCTGGAGTTAAGTTTCCATGGCCAAGATCGCCCCGCAATTACCTATCGAAGTCGACAGCGAGACCGGTGTCTGGACCTCCGACGCCCTGCCGATGCTGTACGTGCCGCGCCATTTCTTCGTCAACAACCACATCGGGATTGAAGAAGTGCTGGGCGCCGACGCCTACGCCGAGATCCTCTACAAGGCCGGCTACAAGTCCGCCTGGCACTGGTGTGAAAAAGAAGCTGAATGCCACGGCCTTGAAGGCGTTGCGGTGTTCGAGCACTACATGAAACGCCTGTCGCAACGCGGCTGGGGCTTGTTCAAGATCCAGGACATCGACCTCGACAAAGGCACCTGCAGCGTCAAGCTGGAGCACTCGGCGTTTGTCTACGTGTACGGCAAGGTCGGGCGCAAAGTGGACTACATGTTCACCGGCTGGTTTGCCGGCGCCATGGACCAGATTCTCGAAGCCCGCGGCAGCAAGATCCGCACCGTCGCCGAACAAGTCTACGGAGGCTCCGAAGAGGGCCACGATGACGGTTTGTTCACCGTCAAGCCGTTGTAAGCCGAGGACCGTGCCATGGCTTTCGAAGCAATGTTTGCGCCGATCCAGATCGGCAAACTGACCATCCGCAACCGCGTGCTCAGTACCGCTCACGCCGAGGTGTATGCCACCGACGGCGGCATGACCACTGAGCGCTATGTTCAGTATTACGAGAAAGCCAAGGGCGGTATCGGCCTGGCAATCTGTGGCGGTTCCTCGGTGGTGGCCATCGACAGCCCGCAGGAATGGTGGAGCTCGGTGAACCTGTCCACCGACCGCATCATCCCGCACTTCCAGAACCTGGCCGACGCCATGCACAAGCATGGCGCCAAGATCATGATCCAGATTACCCACATGGGCCGTCGCTCGCGTTGGGACGGTTTCAACTGGCCAACGCTGATGTCGCCGTCTGGCGTGCGTGAGCCGGTGCACCGTGCCACCTGCAAGACCATCGAGCCGGAAGAGATCTGGCGCGTGATCGGCAACTACGCCCAGGCCGCACGGCGCGCCAAGGCCGGTGGCCTGGACGGCGTGGAGCTGTCCGCCGTGCACCAGCACATGATCGACCAGTTCTGGAGCCCACGGGTCAACAAGCGTACTGACGAATGGGGCGGCACCTTTGAAGGCCGCATGAAGTTCGGCCTGGAAGTATTGAAGGCCGTGCGCGCCGAAGTCGGCGATGACTTCTGCGTGGGCATGCGCCTGTGCGGTGACGAGTTCCACCCGGACGGTTTGTCCCACGAGGACATGAAGCAGATCGCCAAGTACTACGACGACACCGGCATGCTCGATTTCATCGGCGTGGTGGGCTCGGGTTGCGACACCCACAACACCCTGGCCAACGTGATCCCGAATATGAGCTACCCGCCGGAGCCGTTCCTGCACCTGGCGGCGGGCATCAAGGAAGTGGTCAAGGTTCCGGTGTTGCACGCGCAGAACATCAAGGACCCGAACCAGGCCACGCGCATTCTGGAAGGCGGTTATGTGGACATGGTCGGCATGACCCGTGCGCACATCGCCGACCCGCACCTGATCGCCAAGATCAAGATGGGCCAGATCGACCAGATCAAGCAATGCGTCGGCGCCAACTACTGCATCGACCGCCAGTACCAGGGGCTGGATGTGCTGTGCATCCAGAACGCCGCGACCTCCCGTGAATACATGGGCGTGCCGCACATCATCGAAAAATCCACAGGTCCCAAGCGCAAAGTCGTGGTGGTGGGCGCAGGCCCAGCCGGGATGGAGGCAGCACGCGTGGCGGCCGAGCGCGGCCACGACGTGACCCTGTTCGAAAAGAAAGAGTTTATCGGCGGGCAAATCACCACCGCGTCGAAGGCACCGCAACGCGACCAGATCGCCGGGATCACGCGCTGGTTCCAGTTGGAACTGGCACGCTTGAAAGTTGACCTGCGCCTGGGTGTCGCCGCTGACGCCGACACCATCCAGGACCTGCGTCCGGACGTGGTCGTGTTGGCAGTGGGTGGGCATCCGTTCATCGAGCAAAACGAACACTGGGGCGCGGCTGAAGGCCTGGTGGTCAGCAGTTGGGACGTGCTCGACGGCAAGGTAGCGCCGGGCAAAAACGTGCTGGTCTACGACACCATTTGCGAATTCACCGGTATGTCGGTGGCGGATTTCCTGGCGGACAAAGGCAGCCAGGTGGAGATCGTCACCGACGACATCAAGCCCGGCGTGGCCATCGGCGGTACGTCGTTCCCGACTTACTACCGCAGCATGTACCCCAAGGAAGTGATCATGACCGGCGACATGATGCTGGAAAAGGTCTACCGCGAAGGCGACAAGCTGGTGGCGGTGCTGGAGAACGAATACACCGGCGCCAAAGAGGAGCGGGTGGTGGATCAGGTGGTGGTCGAGAACGGCGTGCGTCCTGACGAAGCCATCTACTACGCCCTCAAGGAGGGTTCGCGCAACAAGGGCC
The Pseudomonas poae DNA segment above includes these coding regions:
- a CDS encoding hydrocarbon binding protein, with translation MAKIAPQLPIEVDSETGVWTSDALPMLYVPRHFFVNNHIGIEEVLGADAYAEILYKAGYKSAWHWCEKEAECHGLEGVAVFEHYMKRLSQRGWGLFKIQDIDLDKGTCSVKLEHSAFVYVYGKVGRKVDYMFTGWFAGAMDQILEARGSKIRTVAEQVYGGSEEGHDDGLFTVKPL
- the dgcA gene encoding dimethylglycine demethylation protein DgcA, coding for MAFEAMFAPIQIGKLTIRNRVLSTAHAEVYATDGGMTTERYVQYYEKAKGGIGLAICGGSSVVAIDSPQEWWSSVNLSTDRIIPHFQNLADAMHKHGAKIMIQITHMGRRSRWDGFNWPTLMSPSGVREPVHRATCKTIEPEEIWRVIGNYAQAARRAKAGGLDGVELSAVHQHMIDQFWSPRVNKRTDEWGGTFEGRMKFGLEVLKAVRAEVGDDFCVGMRLCGDEFHPDGLSHEDMKQIAKYYDDTGMLDFIGVVGSGCDTHNTLANVIPNMSYPPEPFLHLAAGIKEVVKVPVLHAQNIKDPNQATRILEGGYVDMVGMTRAHIADPHLIAKIKMGQIDQIKQCVGANYCIDRQYQGLDVLCIQNAATSREYMGVPHIIEKSTGPKRKVVVVGAGPAGMEAARVAAERGHDVTLFEKKEFIGGQITTASKAPQRDQIAGITRWFQLELARLKVDLRLGVAADADTIQDLRPDVVVLAVGGHPFIEQNEHWGAAEGLVVSSWDVLDGKVAPGKNVLVYDTICEFTGMSVADFLADKGSQVEIVTDDIKPGVAIGGTSFPTYYRSMYPKEVIMTGDMMLEKVYREGDKLVAVLENEYTGAKEERVVDQVVVENGVRPDEAIYYALKEGSRNKGQIDVEALFAIKPQPCLSEAGDGYLLFRIGDCVAQRNTHAAIYDALRLCKDF